One window of Halorubrum sp. CBA1229 genomic DNA carries:
- a CDS encoding thiamine pyrophosphate-binding protein, which yields MSDEAATGQRGGEYVYDALVDAGVGTLVGLPGTQTLPLDQTVARRDDIAYVMARHETAIPHIAWGYYEASGDVAATVTVPGPGDTNAAHGLKNAYDDNVPIIHISADASPEEFGKHPIHEIDPGTFDNVVKANINVEKPSQLRAEVRRGIEIALTPPFGPVRLGIPSEFLASEVVSPDASVSPERVEYATETARSAAVELLAESRRPVLYVGGGARRSEAGPAAVAAVADRLDSPVAVSVKGKGVFPEDDSRYLGSTGGDFPAGARDVLEAADVVLAIGCDFDGPNTANWSLPMGDELIHINLDPTEIDVSYDTDIGIVGDAGRVCSAIAENLEDRDGAETWNGRQLATAVREEYRDELRSRGLLEDSTPLGTPAIMRAVRETIPDETVVTTDIGAHRVWSRNSFPVYERKKYVTAGSWAGMGVGLPSAIGAKLARPELPVVCLSGDGSLLMCTQELHTAAEYDLDVTLVLFNDADYGAISKSSKLDDEAGNRRFSWSSPDWISVAEGFGCRGRRASTRAEVIDAVEWALDADGPTLIDIAVDPDEPTPYDAAEYETDIDPTAY from the coding sequence ATGTCGGATGAAGCTGCTACGGGCCAAAGAGGGGGAGAGTACGTGTATGATGCACTCGTAGACGCGGGCGTCGGGACCCTGGTGGGCCTCCCGGGAACGCAAACCCTGCCGCTCGATCAAACGGTCGCACGTCGTGATGACATCGCGTACGTTATGGCACGGCACGAAACCGCGATACCCCACATCGCGTGGGGCTACTACGAGGCAAGCGGCGATGTCGCGGCGACGGTAACTGTTCCGGGACCGGGAGATACCAACGCCGCACACGGACTCAAGAACGCCTACGACGATAACGTCCCGATAATTCATATCTCGGCCGATGCCTCCCCCGAAGAGTTCGGGAAACATCCGATCCACGAAATCGATCCTGGGACGTTCGACAACGTGGTAAAAGCCAACATCAACGTCGAAAAGCCGTCACAGTTGCGAGCGGAGGTACGGCGCGGTATCGAAATCGCGCTTACGCCTCCGTTCGGTCCCGTCAGACTCGGTATCCCGAGCGAGTTCCTCGCGAGTGAGGTTGTGTCCCCGGACGCGTCAGTCTCCCCGGAACGAGTGGAGTACGCAACCGAAACGGCGCGTTCGGCGGCCGTCGAACTCCTCGCGGAGTCCCGGCGTCCGGTACTCTACGTCGGGGGCGGAGCACGGCGCTCTGAGGCTGGACCGGCGGCCGTAGCGGCGGTGGCCGACCGTCTGGACTCGCCGGTTGCCGTCTCGGTCAAGGGAAAAGGGGTGTTTCCGGAAGACGACTCCCGGTATCTCGGTTCGACGGGCGGTGATTTCCCCGCGGGCGCTCGGGATGTTCTCGAAGCGGCGGACGTTGTACTTGCGATCGGATGCGATTTCGATGGTCCGAACACGGCGAACTGGTCGCTCCCGATGGGGGACGAACTGATCCATATAAACCTTGATCCGACCGAAATAGACGTCTCGTACGATACCGACATCGGGATCGTCGGCGACGCGGGAAGAGTTTGTTCGGCTATCGCCGAGAATCTTGAGGACCGAGACGGTGCCGAAACGTGGAACGGCCGTCAACTTGCGACGGCCGTCCGCGAAGAGTACCGGGACGAACTCCGTTCTCGGGGCCTCCTCGAGGATTCGACACCGCTTGGCACACCGGCAATAATGCGAGCGGTTCGGGAGACAATCCCGGACGAGACGGTCGTGACGACCGATATCGGTGCTCATCGTGTCTGGAGTCGGAATTCGTTCCCCGTGTATGAACGAAAGAAGTACGTCACTGCAGGGTCGTGGGCCGGTATGGGAGTCGGTCTTCCGAGTGCGATCGGGGCGAAACTGGCACGACCTGAGCTCCCGGTCGTCTGTCTTTCAGGGGACGGCAGCCTACTGATGTGTACACAGGAACTTCACACAGCGGCCGAGTACGACCTCGACGTGACGCTCGTCCTCTTTAACGATGCAGATTACGGCGCCATCAGTAAATCGTCGAAACTGGATGACGAGGCCGGAAATCGGCGGTTCTCGTGGTCGTCGCCGGATTGGATTTCCGTCGCCGAAGGATTCGGCTGTCGAGGCCGTCGTGCGAGTACGCGCGCAGAGGTGATAGATGCCGTCGAGTGGGCGCTCGACGCTGACGGTCCAACGCTTATCGATATCGCCGTCGATCCCGATGAACCGACGCCGTACGATGCCGCAGAGTACGAGACCGACATCGATCCGACGGCATACTGA
- a CDS encoding IclR family transcriptional regulator — protein sequence MAQSDSETIRSVEIACTVIATLQELDGGGITEISNRTGHSKSTIYDHLRTLEANQLVVKEDDQYRLSVRFLDVASHVRDQFGNYDVIRDELDKAAEETGEIVQFGMEEHKKVGYLYKAQGDRAVQTISSVGTYQPMHSTALGKALLAQFSDERVHKILDRQGMERRTENTITDREELFEELADVRDRGYAIDDQENIRGLRCISVPVGSDDTILGAVSVSGPSSRFNQDRLHEELPKLMKNTANVIELNTKYS from the coding sequence ATGGCACAATCGGACTCCGAAACGATCCGCTCGGTGGAAATCGCCTGTACCGTGATCGCGACGCTCCAGGAGTTAGACGGCGGCGGTATCACGGAGATCTCGAATCGAACCGGCCACTCCAAAAGTACGATCTACGACCACCTCCGGACGCTAGAAGCGAACCAACTCGTCGTGAAGGAAGACGATCAGTACCGATTGAGCGTCCGGTTCCTCGATGTCGCCTCCCACGTTCGCGACCAGTTTGGGAACTACGACGTCATCCGCGACGAACTCGACAAAGCCGCCGAGGAAACCGGGGAGATCGTTCAGTTCGGCATGGAGGAACACAAAAAAGTCGGCTACCTCTACAAGGCGCAGGGCGACCGGGCCGTACAGACGATCTCGAGCGTCGGAACCTACCAACCGATGCACTCGACGGCGCTCGGGAAGGCTCTCCTCGCTCAGTTCTCCGACGAGCGAGTACACAAGATACTCGACCGGCAGGGGATGGAACGGCGGACGGAGAACACGATCACCGATCGCGAGGAACTGTTCGAGGAACTGGCGGACGTTCGCGACCGGGGGTACGCCATCGACGACCAGGAGAACATCCGTGGTCTCCGATGCATCAGCGTCCCTGTCGGTTCGGACGATACCATCCTCGGCGCAGTCAGCGTCTCGGGGCCGTCGAGTCGGTTCAATCAGGATCGGCTCCACGAAGAGCTACCGAAACTCATGAAGAACACGGCGAACGTCATCGAACTCAACACCAAGTACTCGTAA
- a CDS encoding enolase C-terminal domain-like protein: protein MASGLSNMRVTDVEIIPVAHREPRLRNSWGGHSDVAARTIVRLTTADGFVGVSETYGDEQVISDLNRRSELVEGMDPYERKPLELQLQDPMTFGAFETALYDLIGRVHGEPVYSLLGGAVRDEVEFSGYLFYKHEDADPESAAVAGGEVMSPEAMVDEARAFVDRGGFEVLKLKGGVLEPDEELRTLELLAEEFGRDTPLRIDPNGTWSVETAIRVARRLRKSDLTVQFLEDPVPTMHAHARLKRQIDFPVATNMYVVDFEEIAPAVEADAVDVVLSDHHYWGGLSGNVDLDRIARTFDIGVGMHSNSHLGVSMAAMTHVATAMPTLRYACDTHYPWMTDDVVLRPFEFENGRLEPRDEPGLGVEIDEDELERLHEKYRESDPLAYSSVESMAAEYADAMSDIGRTDWLPNKPRW from the coding sequence GTGGCGTCTGGTCTCTCGAATATGCGAGTTACTGACGTGGAGATTATCCCCGTTGCACACCGTGAACCCCGGCTGCGAAATTCTTGGGGGGGTCACAGCGACGTGGCCGCCAGAACGATCGTTCGCCTCACCACCGCCGACGGCTTTGTCGGTGTGAGCGAGACGTACGGCGACGAACAGGTGATCTCTGATCTTAATCGGAGAAGCGAACTCGTCGAGGGAATGGATCCCTACGAACGGAAGCCACTCGAACTACAGCTGCAGGACCCGATGACCTTCGGCGCATTCGAAACTGCGCTGTACGATCTAATCGGCCGGGTCCACGGCGAGCCGGTCTACTCGCTGCTCGGTGGTGCGGTCCGCGACGAGGTCGAGTTCTCGGGGTACCTCTTTTACAAACACGAGGACGCCGACCCCGAGAGCGCCGCCGTCGCGGGGGGCGAGGTTATGTCTCCTGAGGCGATGGTCGACGAGGCGAGAGCGTTCGTCGACCGGGGCGGATTCGAGGTGCTGAAACTGAAAGGTGGCGTACTCGAACCCGACGAGGAGCTGCGGACGCTCGAACTCCTCGCCGAGGAGTTCGGCCGCGACACCCCGCTTCGAATCGACCCTAACGGAACGTGGAGCGTCGAGACGGCGATACGCGTCGCTCGCCGGCTACGCAAGTCTGATCTCACCGTCCAGTTCCTTGAGGATCCGGTTCCGACGATGCACGCTCACGCCCGACTGAAGCGTCAGATCGATTTCCCGGTCGCGACCAATATGTACGTCGTCGACTTTGAGGAGATCGCTCCCGCTGTCGAGGCCGACGCCGTCGATGTCGTCCTGAGTGACCACCACTACTGGGGTGGTCTCTCCGGCAACGTCGACCTCGATCGGATCGCCCGCACGTTCGACATCGGCGTCGGGATGCACTCGAACTCTCATCTGGGTGTGAGTATGGCGGCGATGACGCACGTGGCGACGGCGATGCCGACGCTGCGGTACGCCTGCGATACCCACTATCCGTGGATGACCGACGACGTCGTTTTGCGACCGTTCGAGTTCGAAAACGGCCGTCTCGAACCCCGCGACGAGCCTGGTCTCGGCGTCGAAATTGACGAGGACGAACTCGAGCGACTCCATGAGAAGTATCGGGAATCTGACCCGCTCGCGTACTCGTCGGTGGAGTCGATGGCGGCCGAATACGCCGACGCGATGTCCGACATCGGCAGAACGGACTGGCTCCCGAACAAGCCACGATGGTGA
- a CDS encoding MFS transporter, whose product MAVYIGRDGTPLAVSLVFSVFFLGQMVFAPVWGAIADVTGRRRGVLIASSALAALAIPPLTIVEGVWGPLAFRTLFAVFAAGFLPVMFTIMNERGGTTNRGREVGLFGSAAAIGSMFGRSASGPLIDLFVRESVYILIAILGAFVVVACLFVEDPTPNDRETETGEPFVTAVRDRLTPTPSGGTTHLHVNGLHWLYVASFLRNTTVLGVTSLLPVYFVSNLALSAVVMGVILAINPAVQVVGMYSFGRLSDVRGRKRIITGGLVGSGAFALVVAGASFLPTAPARAVVAGAGLIILGVAYSGLQTGVIAFIGDVAPEEYESELIGFRSTARGFGGVVGPPLFGVGATFVGYEATFAVASLLSFGSAVLVARRLVESHTPDVTGEPVD is encoded by the coding sequence ATGGCGGTCTACATCGGACGAGACGGTACGCCGCTGGCGGTGAGCCTCGTGTTCTCTGTCTTCTTCCTCGGACAGATGGTGTTCGCCCCTGTGTGGGGCGCGATCGCCGACGTCACCGGCCGTCGCAGGGGCGTTCTCATCGCATCGTCGGCGCTGGCGGCGCTGGCGATTCCGCCGCTTACCATCGTTGAGGGCGTCTGGGGGCCACTCGCCTTCCGAACACTGTTCGCGGTGTTCGCCGCCGGATTCCTACCGGTGATGTTCACGATTATGAACGAACGCGGCGGGACGACGAACCGAGGGCGTGAGGTGGGACTGTTCGGGAGCGCGGCCGCGATCGGATCGATGTTCGGTCGCTCGGCGTCTGGTCCGCTTATTGACCTGTTCGTCAGGGAGTCCGTCTATATTCTCATCGCAATCCTGGGTGCCTTCGTCGTCGTCGCGTGCCTCTTCGTCGAGGATCCGACGCCGAACGACCGGGAGACCGAGACGGGCGAGCCGTTCGTGACGGCTGTACGGGACCGACTGACCCCCACACCGAGCGGCGGTACTACCCACCTTCACGTTAACGGACTCCACTGGCTGTACGTTGCCTCGTTTCTCCGGAACACGACGGTTCTCGGGGTGACGAGCCTGCTGCCGGTGTATTTCGTCTCGAATCTTGCGCTTTCGGCCGTCGTAATGGGCGTCATCCTCGCCATCAATCCCGCAGTGCAGGTGGTCGGAATGTACAGCTTCGGACGACTCTCCGACGTGCGAGGGCGAAAGCGAATAATCACTGGAGGACTCGTCGGGAGCGGCGCGTTCGCGCTCGTCGTGGCCGGGGCGTCATTTCTACCTACGGCCCCGGCTCGCGCCGTCGTCGCAGGGGCGGGGCTCATTATATTGGGAGTCGCCTATTCCGGGCTGCAGACAGGTGTGATCGCCTTCATCGGCGACGTCGCACCCGAGGAATACGAATCCGAACTCATCGGGTTCCGCTCTACGGCTCGCGGGTTCGGCGGCGTCGTCGGTCCTCCGCTGTTCGGCGTCGGCGCCACGTTCGTCGGCTACGAGGCGACGTTCGCGGTAGCAAGTCTCCTCTCTTTCGGGAGTGCGGTTCTCGTCGCCCGGCGTCTCGTGGAGAGTCACACTCCGGACGTCACCGGGGAACCCGTCGATTGA
- a CDS encoding D-2-hydroxyacid dehydrogenase — protein sequence MSSEQILVLRDGVHGIPIEQYAEAIEERVPDADVVLARSRQEELRLAADATIITDRAIDTELVERAEELRLFSCISAGYGHLPLSELEDRGVAVTNASGVHGPNIAEQVIGYVLTFTRRLREGWRRQQSAEWRHYQARELNGSTVTVVGLGAIGTAVVERLEGFDVDTIGVRYTPSKGGPTDRIVGFESEEFEPALGETDYLVLACPLTETTNGLIGDAELTTLPADSILVNVGRGGLVETDALVDALRGHSIRGAALDVTDPEPLPASHPLWELENVLITPHMAGHTPKYYERCADILARNLERIRKRGDYTNLENQVLTPG from the coding sequence GTGTCATCTGAACAGATACTGGTCCTTAGAGACGGGGTCCACGGCATTCCGATCGAACAGTACGCAGAAGCCATCGAGGAGCGAGTGCCGGACGCTGACGTCGTTCTCGCACGGAGTCGGCAGGAGGAGTTACGACTCGCTGCGGACGCGACGATCATTACGGACCGGGCCATCGACACCGAACTGGTCGAACGGGCCGAAGAGCTACGGCTGTTCTCGTGTATCTCGGCGGGCTATGGGCACCTGCCACTGTCCGAACTCGAGGACCGTGGAGTTGCGGTCACCAACGCATCCGGCGTCCACGGACCGAACATCGCAGAACAGGTCATCGGGTACGTATTGACGTTCACACGGAGGCTCCGTGAAGGCTGGCGTCGCCAGCAGTCCGCCGAGTGGCGTCATTACCAGGCGAGGGAACTCAACGGCTCGACGGTCACTGTGGTCGGACTCGGTGCGATCGGCACGGCAGTCGTCGAGCGTCTCGAGGGGTTCGACGTGGACACGATCGGTGTCCGGTACACGCCATCGAAAGGCGGCCCGACGGACCGGATTGTCGGATTCGAGTCCGAGGAGTTCGAGCCGGCACTCGGCGAGACCGATTATCTCGTCCTTGCCTGTCCGCTTACCGAGACCACGAACGGGTTGATCGGCGACGCCGAGTTGACGACGCTCCCGGCGGATTCGATACTCGTAAACGTCGGTCGGGGCGGGCTCGTCGAGACAGATGCGCTCGTCGACGCTCTTCGAGGTCACTCGATCAGGGGGGCCGCTCTCGACGTGACTGACCCCGAGCCACTTCCGGCGTCGCATCCGTTGTGGGAGCTCGAAAACGTCCTCATCACACCCCACATGGCGGGACATACGCCGAAATACTACGAACGATGTGCCGACATTCTCGCCCGGAATCTCGAGCGGATCCGGAAGCGCGGCGATTACACGAACCTCGAAAATCAGGTCCTAACGCCGGGGTAA
- a CDS encoding Ldh family oxidoreductase, producing MAENAEADRRLEADKLETFATSVLDQAGLDPDCAAIVADSLVDANLRGIDTHGVVRLDPYVERLEKGGMNRDPNPTVADHGEATAIVDADNGPGQVATRRAMDAAIERADTAGAAFVGVRRSNHFGTASYYTNYAAEQGYIGIAMTHAGPNVTPFGGSDPYFGTNPIAFAFPYDDFPVSLDMATSETAKGSVILAQEEGEDIPPEWAIDEEGEPITDPEQFHALRPMSGPKGYGLALVVDAFCGLLLDTVYGNDVPTMYDDMTEPEGLGHFVGAIDVEAFSNLDSFISRFDSMAADLKRMDTTGDFDDILLPGEPEARKKTRRLEDGIPIGEGVWETLTELGEDYGVSQIE from the coding sequence ATGGCTGAGAACGCAGAAGCAGACCGTAGACTCGAAGCAGACAAGCTGGAGACGTTCGCGACGTCAGTCCTGGATCAGGCGGGACTCGACCCGGACTGTGCAGCGATCGTCGCAGATAGCCTCGTCGACGCCAACCTCCGGGGGATCGACACGCACGGGGTCGTCCGCCTCGATCCGTACGTCGAGCGCCTCGAAAAGGGAGGAATGAATCGTGACCCGAATCCGACCGTCGCGGACCACGGCGAGGCCACCGCTATTGTCGACGCCGACAACGGTCCCGGACAGGTCGCCACCCGGCGAGCGATGGACGCGGCTATCGAACGCGCTGACACGGCGGGAGCCGCCTTCGTCGGCGTCCGTCGGAGCAACCACTTCGGCACGGCGTCGTACTACACCAACTACGCGGCCGAACAAGGGTATATTGGGATCGCGATGACGCACGCGGGGCCGAATGTGACCCCGTTCGGTGGCTCCGATCCGTACTTCGGGACGAACCCGATCGCCTTCGCGTTCCCGTACGACGACTTCCCGGTGTCACTCGATATGGCCACGAGCGAGACGGCCAAGGGAAGCGTCATTCTAGCTCAGGAAGAAGGAGAGGATATCCCACCGGAGTGGGCGATAGACGAGGAGGGCGAACCGATCACGGATCCGGAACAGTTCCACGCGCTCCGACCGATGAGCGGGCCAAAGGGATATGGACTAGCGCTCGTCGTCGACGCGTTCTGCGGGCTTCTGCTGGACACAGTGTACGGGAACGACGTGCCGACAATGTACGATGATATGACGGAACCGGAGGGTCTCGGGCATTTCGTCGGTGCGATCGACGTCGAGGCGTTCTCGAACCTTGATAGCTTTATCAGCCGGTTCGATTCGATGGCCGCCGATCTGAAACGAATGGACACGACGGGTGACTTCGACGATATTCTGTTGCCCGGCGAACCCGAAGCCCGCAAGAAGACGCGCCGTCTCGAAGATGGGATCCCGATCGGAGAGGGAGTCTGGGAGACCCTGACGGAACTCGGCGAGGACTACGGCGTCTCGCAGATCGAGTGA